The Flavobacteriales bacterium genome contains the following window.
TTATGCTATTCAAGCTGGTAGAGAATTGAGAGTTATTGTAGAGAGTGGTAAAGTAACAGATGCAGAAGCAGATACGTTGTCGTTTGACTTGGCTCAAAAAATTCAAACCGAAATGACTTATCCAGGTCAGGTTAAGGTAACCGTAATTAGAGAGAAGAGAGCCGTGAATTACGCTAAATAAAATTTTATTGTAGAGACAGATAATTATCTGTCTCTACTTTTTTATGAATAGGATTGATACCATTTGGTCTTCTTACATCCTTTATAAGCCATAATTAAACCGTAATTATCTTTATTATAAATCCAGTTTCTATTAATTAATGTTCTTACAATAAAACCCCACCAAAAGAATTGATGCATTCTTTTAAACTTACAAGTAAAACCGAGGCTGTTCAAATAATTTAAAATTAACTTATAATCTTGTTCACCATTAATGGTTCCACTTTCATCGTAACGACCAGCAATAATAGTTAAAGAAATATTTTTCGCTTTTTTTAATAAATTTTCAGAACCAAGTAATGTGTCGTATTCAGCACCATTGCATGTTAAGTTGATGTGTGATATTTTTTCAATATCAAGTTTTAAATCTGAGACGATATTATCAATAGTATCAATTTCAACAGTTATTTCGTGTTCTTCATAATCAGCAGAACTGTCAATGGCGATGTTACCAAGTTGATTCCAGCTACTAATTTTACCCAATAAAAAATTGCTTTGCCCCTTTTTGGAAAAAGTGCCTTTTTGGATGGTGATGATATTCAAATTATTTTGCTCAATAATTTTATTTGCAAAGGAATGATTTCGTGGGTCAGGGTCAATTCCGATAACTTTTCCTGTTGCAGCAACTCTTCTATGTAATTCAAACAAATCAGAAGATACAGCAGAAGTCATATCAAACCCAACTTGAATAGCTGTTTCTCCAACTTTTAGGTTCGGAAATTTTAAAACGGCATCAATTTTTGAAAAGTTTTTAAAAAAAATGAGTTTGAGTTGTTTTAGCATTCGTTTGATTTTATTCAAAAATAGAATTATTAAATCAAAATATTATAAAACTTATATTTGAAGAAAAAACCAAGTGTTAGTAAACAATATCATTATAGGGGCAGGAAGGTCAGGGACAACCTCGTTGGTTGGGTATTTAAAGCAGCATCCTGATGTTAATTTTTCTACAATTAAAGAAGTTACCTATTTTTCTGTTGAAGAACATTTTAAAAGAGGACATGAGTATTTTCACTCTTTCTTTGAAAATAGAAAAGGAATGCTTAGCACATCAGATACATACTTATTGATGGATGCAGCTGCTCCCGAAAAAATTCAAAAGTATAATCCAGCTATCAAACTAATTGTAATTCTTAGAGAACCTGCAAAACGAACATTTTCTAACTTCCAGTATTCTATTAACAATGGTTACATTCCAGAAAGTACTTCTTTTATTGAGAGTGAGGCATTAGAATCAGGTTACCTCAAAACCAAGGATATTGTTTTTCAGAATAACCATTGTAATTTTTATGGTAGTTTATATCACCATCATTTAACTAATTGGTTAAAGTATTTTAAAAAAGAACAGCTATTTATTTGCACTACAAATGAATTGAATAAATCTCCAAAAGAAACTTTAGATAAGTTGTTTGAATTTTTAGCGTTGAAACCATATGAGGTAACTCCTTTAATAGAAAAAAACAAAGCAGCTGGAGTTAAAAATAAAGGCTTGAATAATTTTTTAGTAGATAGAGATAATTGGCTTCGTAGGTTGATTAGAAAACCTTTGCAAATTGGTTTTGTGCGTAGTTTAATTTTTAAAACAGGAATAGTTGAGAAAATAAAAGATGTAAATAGGGTTGAGCAAGTATATAGAGAAATGACTCAAGAAGAAAAAGATTTTTGCGAAACTTATTTTGAAAATGATTTAGCGATGCTGAAGAAAGATTTTGGTATCGTATGGTAGAGATAGATGAATATCCGATTCTACAAAATATTTCCGTCTTTCATTACCAGTTTTTGGTCAGCCATATTTGCTAACTCTTCATTATGAGTAACAATGATAAAGGTTTGATTAAATTCTGCTCTCAATTTAAAAAACAATTCATGTAAATCTTTAGCAGAGGCTGAATCTAAATTTCCTGAAGGTTCGTCGGCGAGAATAACGGATGGATTGTTTATTAAAGCTCTACAAACTGCAACACGCTGTTGTTCCCCTCCCGAAAGTTCTGATGGCTTATGATGTAATCGTTCTTTAAGTCCTAAAGAAGTTAATAGTTCTGTAGCTCTTTTTTCTGCTTCCGATTTTGGTGTTTTGTGAATAAATGCTGGTATGCAAACATTTTCTAGGGCAGTAAATTCAGGTAACAAATGATGAAATTGGAAAACAAAACCAATGTTTTTGTTTCTGAATAAAGAAAGTTCTTTATCCTTGAGACTTGAAACATCAATGTTGTTCAGTTTCAGGGTGCCTTCGTCAGGTTTATCTAGAGTTCCAATAATTTGTAATAGGGTTGATTTTCCTGCACCAGAAGCACCTACTATAGAAATTACTTTACCCTTTTCAATGGTTAAATTAACTCCCTTTAAAACTTCAAGTGAGCCATACGATTTATGAATGTTGTTTAGTTGAATCATCAACACAAAGTTAACCCTTTAGGTTGTAATTTTCGATGTTAACTTGTTCATTTATAAAAGGAATGTTAATGGTGAATTTAGTCCCATTTTTGTTGTTGCTAACTACTTTTATTGTTCCGTAGAACGATTTAACTCTTGAAACTATGTTGCTAATTCCCAGTCCTTTATTATAATTATTAATATCGAAGCCTATTCCATTATCTGTAAGTACTATATTTAATTGGTCGTCAATTAAACTAAAAGCAACATTGATTTCTGAACAATTTGCATGTTTTACTGCATTGTTTATAAATTCTTGAACAATTCTGTAAACGGAAACTTCAAGTTCCTTATCAGAAGTAAAGATATCATTTTTGAAAATTGCTACTATCTCAATGTTGTTACTAGGAAAATTTTCACACAAATTTAAAATAGCTTTTTGGATACCAAAACTCGAAAGCGATGGTGGTAAAATATCGTAACAAGTTTTTCGTAATTGTTGGATTGTAGCTAAAAGATTGTTTGAAATTTCTTCTAGTTGAGGTTTTTGTTTTTTACTAGCGTCTTCTACTAATTGATTAAGTTGAAATTTAATGCCTAGAAGGGTTTGTCCAATACCATCGTGTAAATCTCTAGAAA
Protein-coding sequences here:
- a CDS encoding FkbM family methyltransferase, giving the protein MLKQLKLIFFKNFSKIDAVLKFPNLKVGETAIQVGFDMTSAVSSDLFELHRRVAATGKVIGIDPDPRNHSFANKIIEQNNLNIITIQKGTFSKKGQSNFLLGKISSWNQLGNIAIDSSADYEEHEITVEIDTIDNIVSDLKLDIEKISHINLTCNGAEYDTLLGSENLLKKAKNISLTIIAGRYDESGTINGEQDYKLILNYLNSLGFTCKFKRMHQFFWWGFIVRTLINRNWIYNKDNYGLIMAYKGCKKTKWYQSYS
- a CDS encoding sulfotransferase domain-containing protein, which codes for MLVNNIIIGAGRSGTTSLVGYLKQHPDVNFSTIKEVTYFSVEEHFKRGHEYFHSFFENRKGMLSTSDTYLLMDAAAPEKIQKYNPAIKLIVILREPAKRTFSNFQYSINNGYIPESTSFIESEALESGYLKTKDIVFQNNHCNFYGSLYHHHLTNWLKYFKKEQLFICTTNELNKSPKETLDKLFEFLALKPYEVTPLIEKNKAAGVKNKGLNNFLVDRDNWLRRLIRKPLQIGFVRSLIFKTGIVEKIKDVNRVEQVYREMTQEEKDFCETYFENDLAMLKKDFGIVW
- a CDS encoding ABC transporter ATP-binding protein — encoded protein: MIQLNNIHKSYGSLEVLKGVNLTIEKGKVISIVGASGAGKSTLLQIIGTLDKPDEGTLKLNNIDVSSLKDKELSLFRNKNIGFVFQFHHLLPEFTALENVCIPAFIHKTPKSEAEKRATELLTSLGLKERLHHKPSELSGGEQQRVAVCRALINNPSVILADEPSGNLDSASAKDLHELFFKLRAEFNQTFIIVTHNEELANMADQKLVMKDGNIL